One stretch of Actinacidiphila sp. DG2A-62 DNA includes these proteins:
- a CDS encoding nuclease-related domain-containing protein, producing MTLLALAAVAVVVVLVRRRLSNRPGPGASAAARARALRTPLVRLAELAGINTARGRQAAQYRAGADGERRTAVRLAELERDGWTILHDRALPASRANVDHLAIAPGGAVFVPDSKRWSSRFRVRVVRGRVLHGNLDVTRRLAGLRYEAAAVAELLGVPVVPVAVIDGAPVEYGELHHDGVLIIPADRLCSLLRDLGADPGPVPHPQLTAQAERLLPPYTRRNP from the coding sequence ATGACCCTGCTCGCACTCGCCGCCGTGGCCGTGGTCGTCGTCCTGGTCCGCCGCCGCCTGTCCAACCGCCCCGGTCCCGGCGCGTCGGCGGCGGCCCGCGCCCGCGCCTTGCGGACCCCGCTGGTTCGGCTGGCCGAGCTGGCCGGCATCAACACCGCCCGGGGCCGCCAGGCCGCGCAGTACCGGGCGGGCGCGGACGGCGAGCGCCGCACCGCCGTCCGCCTGGCCGAGCTGGAGCGCGACGGGTGGACGATCCTCCACGACCGCGCCCTGCCCGCCTCGCGCGCCAACGTCGACCACCTCGCCATCGCCCCCGGCGGCGCCGTGTTCGTCCCCGACTCCAAGCGGTGGTCGTCCCGGTTCCGCGTGCGGGTCGTCCGGGGCCGGGTCCTGCACGGCAACCTCGACGTCACCCGCCGCCTGGCCGGCCTGCGGTACGAGGCCGCCGCCGTCGCCGAACTCCTCGGCGTCCCCGTCGTTCCCGTCGCGGTCATCGACGGCGCGCCCGTCGAGTACGGCGAGCTGCACCACGACGGCGTCCTGATCATCCCCGCCGACCGGCTGTGCTCGCTCCTGCGCGACCTCGGCGCCGACCCCGGCCCGGTCCCTCACCCCCAGCTCACCGCACAGGCCGAGCGCCTGCTGCCCCCGTACACCCGGAGGAACCCGTGA
- a CDS encoding protein transporter Sec31 yields MSTPGTSPDTPQPRIPGVRYRTETRERLVPETVNGETRLVPETYQVDVPVPPRDMDRIILRAVTCAAVLVTGLSVAWTTAGIGALLAPVVPDVIAYGVAGVFDLAWLCCQALEWLERYDPKRANVARGAGWAALVIAVAAVVAHGVDVGDSVGGSVGAAVSVIAKGLWVVVLRHYSVPLGERVGGWLLLRRREVTAQRALSGELRRLAADEAYSRAVFGDLAASAAQATTGADLDPSAKPVPIEAPAPPVAPPAPPVVPPSPAPGPMPSNVTRLDTGSPSIADTIRDCLAHGISETPDVIARVREVHGDSDTLDKTVARTLRRIRRGNAS; encoded by the coding sequence ATGAGCACCCCCGGCACCTCGCCGGACACCCCGCAGCCCCGAATCCCCGGGGTCCGGTACCGCACCGAGACCCGTGAGCGGCTGGTGCCCGAGACCGTCAACGGAGAGACCCGGCTGGTCCCCGAGACCTACCAGGTCGACGTGCCCGTGCCTCCCCGGGACATGGACCGGATCATCTTGCGCGCGGTCACCTGCGCGGCCGTGCTCGTGACCGGCCTGTCGGTCGCGTGGACCACGGCCGGGATCGGCGCGCTGCTCGCTCCGGTCGTCCCCGACGTCATCGCCTACGGCGTGGCCGGCGTGTTCGATCTGGCGTGGCTGTGCTGCCAGGCCCTGGAGTGGCTGGAGCGGTACGACCCCAAGCGGGCCAACGTCGCTCGCGGCGCGGGGTGGGCCGCGCTGGTGATCGCCGTCGCTGCGGTCGTCGCACACGGCGTCGACGTCGGCGACTCGGTCGGAGGCAGCGTCGGCGCGGCCGTCTCCGTCATCGCCAAGGGGCTGTGGGTCGTCGTCCTGCGGCACTACTCGGTGCCGCTGGGAGAGCGCGTTGGCGGGTGGCTGCTGCTGCGCCGCCGCGAGGTCACCGCACAGCGCGCCCTGTCGGGCGAGCTGCGGCGCCTGGCGGCCGACGAGGCGTACTCGCGCGCGGTGTTCGGGGACCTGGCCGCGTCCGCTGCACAGGCGACCACGGGCGCGGACCTGGACCCGTCGGCCAAGCCCGTGCCGATCGAAGCCCCGGCCCCACCGGTCGCGCCTCCGGCTCCGCCGGTCGTTCCGCCGTCCCCGGCCCCCGGCCCGATGCCGTCGAACGTGACCCGGCTCGACACCGGCAGCCCGTCCATCGCGGATACCATCCGCGACTGCCTCGCGCACGGCATCAGCGAGACGCCCGACGTCATCGCCCGCGTCCGCGAGGTCCACGGCGACAGCGACACCCTCGACAAGACCGTCGCGCGCACCCTGCGCCGCATCCGGCGGGGGAACGCGTCATGA